A single genomic interval of Hyphomicrobium methylovorum harbors:
- a CDS encoding Fur family transcriptional regulator: protein MSVTKKDTPIESRCVEHGLRMTGQRRVIAQVLSNATDHPDVEEVHRRANAIDSRISLSTVYRTLKLFSAKGILERHDFGHGRGRYEAAPREHHDHLLDVDTGRVIEFSNPDIEALQERVARELGFELVGHRLELYGVPIAKKKSAGRKA, encoded by the coding sequence ATGTCCGTGACGAAGAAAGATACGCCGATTGAATCGCGCTGCGTCGAGCATGGGCTGCGCATGACGGGACAGCGGCGCGTGATTGCGCAAGTGCTGTCGAACGCTACAGATCATCCCGACGTTGAAGAAGTGCACCGGCGGGCGAATGCGATCGATTCGCGGATTTCGCTTTCTACGGTCTACCGAACGCTGAAGCTATTTTCAGCGAAGGGAATTCTTGAGCGGCACGATTTCGGGCATGGGCGCGGAAGGTACGAGGCGGCTCCGCGAGAGCATCACGATCATTTGCTGGACGTTGATACGGGGCGGGTGATCGAATTTTCAAACCCGGACATTGAGGCTTTGCAAGAGCGCGTGGCGAGAGAACTCGGCTTCGAACTGGTGGGGCACAGGCTGGAGCTTTACGGCGTTCCGATCGCGAAGAAGAAAAGCGCGGGACGCAAAGCTTGA
- a CDS encoding lysophospholipid acyltransferase family protein, with product MATGSVRGFTALTAFLGLTVPLMPVQAVLLRLAPNSARRFPRWYHRQVCKIIGVTLKIEGEVAHDRPVLLVSNHTSWLDIPVLSAVAPVSFVAKLEVGGWPFVSALARLQRSVFVDRTRRQAAGDGAREISRRLTEGDAIILFAEGTSSDGNRVLPFKTSLFGAVEGLGEDLSSRVAVQTVAVVYTHMRGVPVTRADRPRIGWYGDMEMTSHAWGVLKSGGLTATIKIGAPVALSAYGSRKTLALESERAVRRDVVGLLRGRPGDPDLIPVEPTEDARREKRVLARQSSEKWT from the coding sequence ATGGCTACGGGATCGGTACGTGGGTTCACCGCTTTGACCGCGTTTCTCGGACTGACGGTGCCGCTGATGCCGGTGCAGGCCGTTCTGCTGCGGCTCGCGCCGAATAGCGCGCGGCGGTTTCCGCGTTGGTATCACCGGCAGGTTTGCAAAATCATCGGCGTGACGTTGAAGATCGAGGGCGAGGTCGCGCACGATCGTCCGGTACTGCTCGTATCCAATCACACGTCGTGGCTCGACATTCCGGTGCTTTCCGCCGTTGCTCCCGTGTCGTTTGTTGCCAAGCTGGAAGTTGGCGGATGGCCCTTTGTTTCGGCGCTGGCTCGGCTGCAACGCTCCGTCTTCGTCGATCGCACGCGACGGCAAGCGGCTGGCGATGGTGCGCGGGAAATTTCGCGCCGGCTCACCGAAGGCGACGCGATCATTCTTTTTGCCGAGGGAACATCGAGTGACGGAAACCGAGTGCTGCCGTTCAAGACCTCGCTATTCGGCGCCGTCGAAGGATTGGGAGAGGATCTCTCGTCGCGCGTGGCGGTGCAGACGGTTGCCGTCGTTTACACGCATATGCGCGGCGTTCCGGTGACGCGTGCGGACCGGCCCCGTATCGGCTGGTATGGCGATATGGAAATGACGTCGCACGCGTGGGGGGTGCTCAAATCCGGCGGGCTGACGGCTACGATTAAGATTGGCGCGCCGGTTGCGCTCAGCGCGTATGGAAGCCGGAAGACGCTGGCATTGGAGAGCGAGCGGGCGGTGCGGCGCGATGTCGTTGGGCTGCTGCGGGGGCGGCCAGGCGATCCGGACCTCATTCCGGTTGAGCCGACGGAGGATGCGCGGCGCGAAAAGCGCGTTCTTGCGCGGCAAAGTAGCGAGAAATGGACATAA
- the miaB gene encoding tRNA (N6-isopentenyl adenosine(37)-C2)-methylthiotransferase MiaB → MKDAEPKRYFLKTFGCQMNVYDSERMAESLAREGYGETDNPEAADLVILNTCHIREKAAEKVYSDLGRLRDMKERRRKDGKETVITVAGCVAQAEGAEITTRQPAVDLVIGPQSYHKLPELVARSKSTRTNIVETEFPGDEKFTRMKAPRRIASPSVFLTVQEGCDKFCTFCVVPYTRGSEFSRPVARIEAEARELADAGAKELVLLGQNVNAYHGEGAGGRSANLAELIRVLASIGGIERIRYMTSHPRDMDNELIAAHAEVRELMPFLHLPVQSGSDRILAAMNRKHSAAEYIDIIARLRKARPDIALSSDFIVGFPGETDQDAEETIALIKAVGFAQSFSFKYSARPGTPAAGRDGQVPEPLKGERLQRLQAVLDSQQTAFNAQSLGNAVPVLFERIGKSGEIVGRSPHLQLVHAVGPGDLVGRTARVAIDDTRRSGLSGVIAAA, encoded by the coding sequence GTGAAAGACGCCGAACCGAAGCGCTATTTTCTGAAGACGTTCGGTTGCCAGATGAATGTCTACGACAGCGAGCGCATGGCGGAATCGCTGGCGCGCGAGGGATATGGCGAGACGGATAATCCTGAGGCGGCCGATCTCGTCATTCTGAATACCTGCCATATCCGCGAGAAGGCTGCCGAGAAGGTGTATTCCGATCTCGGGCGGTTGCGAGACATGAAGGAGCGCCGCCGTAAGGACGGCAAGGAAACCGTCATCACGGTTGCGGGTTGCGTTGCGCAGGCCGAGGGCGCGGAGATCACGACGCGTCAGCCTGCGGTCGATCTCGTTATCGGGCCGCAAAGCTATCACAAGCTGCCGGAGCTCGTCGCGCGCAGTAAATCGACGCGTACGAACATCGTCGAGACGGAATTTCCAGGCGACGAGAAATTCACGCGGATGAAAGCGCCACGGCGCATTGCGTCGCCGTCGGTATTTCTGACGGTGCAGGAAGGGTGTGACAAGTTCTGTACGTTTTGCGTCGTTCCGTACACGCGCGGGTCGGAATTTTCGCGTCCGGTTGCGCGGATCGAGGCGGAAGCGCGCGAACTTGCCGACGCTGGCGCGAAGGAACTTGTTCTGCTCGGTCAGAACGTCAACGCCTATCACGGCGAAGGTGCGGGCGGACGGAGCGCGAACCTTGCCGAGCTTATCCGTGTTCTGGCGAGCATCGGTGGGATAGAACGCATTCGATATATGACGAGCCATCCGCGTGACATGGATAACGAACTGATCGCGGCTCATGCTGAGGTTCGCGAGTTGATGCCATTCCTTCATCTTCCGGTGCAGTCGGGCTCCGATCGGATTCTCGCTGCGATGAACCGCAAACATAGTGCGGCCGAGTACATCGATATCATCGCGCGCTTGCGCAAAGCGCGGCCCGACATCGCTCTTTCAAGCGATTTCATCGTCGGCTTTCCGGGGGAAACGGACCAAGACGCGGAAGAGACGATCGCGCTGATTAAGGCTGTTGGGTTCGCGCAATCCTTTTCGTTCAAGTACAGCGCGCGGCCGGGGACACCGGCGGCGGGCCGTGACGGACAGGTGCCTGAGCCCCTCAAAGGAGAGCGGCTGCAGCGCCTGCAGGCCGTGCTCGACTCCCAGCAGACCGCATTCAATGCGCAAAGCCTCGGCAATGCCGTTCCTGTGCTTTTTGAGCGCATCGGGAAGTCAGGCGAAATTGTCGGCCGGTCTCCCCATTTACAGCTCGTGCATGCGGTGGGTCCCGGCGATCTGGTCGGCCGGACGGCGCGGGTTGCGATCGATGATACCCGCCGTTCGGGACTTTCGGGTGTCATCGCGGCGGCATAG
- a CDS encoding PhoH family protein — protein MAAFKGAPAPASKRPNKPDQNAARVMVPFEDNRLLPQLLGEYDSHLALIEDRLGIDAHAHGNVVILTGPAAACAVARDVLEKLYQRISKGEPVGAGDIDGLIRHARSEGTSGDGQAQVATRRRVVKARTPTQSTYMRAIEKHDLVFGLGPAGTGKTYIAVAFAAYCLERGLVERIILSRPAVEAGERLGFLPGDMREKVDPYLRPLYDALYDVLPPEKVERDIETGVVEIAPLAFMRGRTLSNAFVILDEAQNTTSMQMKMFLTRIGEGSKMVVTGDPSQIDLPPGTKSGLVEAVDLLDQVDDISIVRFAAADIVRRDLVAKIVDAYEKPK, from the coding sequence TTGGCAGCATTCAAAGGGGCGCCTGCGCCAGCATCTAAACGGCCGAACAAGCCGGATCAAAATGCCGCTCGAGTTATGGTGCCCTTTGAAGACAATCGCCTTCTTCCACAATTGCTCGGCGAATACGATAGCCATCTTGCGCTCATAGAAGACCGCCTCGGCATCGACGCGCATGCGCACGGCAATGTCGTTATCTTGACGGGGCCAGCGGCCGCCTGTGCTGTGGCTCGGGACGTTTTGGAAAAACTCTATCAACGCATCTCGAAAGGCGAGCCGGTCGGCGCAGGCGATATCGATGGCTTGATCCGCCATGCGCGCTCTGAAGGAACGTCCGGCGATGGTCAGGCCCAGGTCGCGACGCGGCGCCGGGTCGTAAAGGCACGCACGCCGACGCAGAGCACCTATATGCGCGCGATCGAGAAACACGATCTGGTTTTCGGTCTCGGGCCAGCGGGCACCGGCAAGACGTACATTGCGGTGGCTTTCGCGGCCTACTGCCTTGAACGCGGCTTGGTCGAACGCATCATTCTTTCGCGCCCGGCCGTTGAAGCGGGTGAGCGCCTCGGCTTCCTTCCGGGCGATATGCGCGAGAAGGTCGATCCCTATCTCCGTCCGCTTTATGATGCGCTATACGATGTGTTGCCGCCGGAAAAGGTGGAACGCGATATTGAAACGGGCGTTGTCGAAATCGCGCCGCTGGCCTTCATGCGCGGACGCACACTCTCGAATGCGTTCGTCATTCTGGACGAAGCGCAGAATACGACCAGCATGCAGATGAAGATGTTTCTGACGCGTATCGGTGAAGGTTCGAAGATGGTCGTCACCGGCGATCCATCGCAGATCGATTTGCCGCCCGGGACCAAGTCGGGCTTGGTCGAGGCTGTCGACTTGCTCGATCAGGTGGATGATATTTCCATCGTGCGCTTTGCCGCTGCCGACATCGTGCGACGCGATCTCGTTGCGAAGATCGTCGACGCGTATGAGAAGCCGAAATAA
- the ybeY gene encoding rRNA maturation RNase YbeY, with product MPSVQDTNAQALVVEVLDDDGDWSDLANAEALIAQAAEAVAKAPIEGAVGSVAVALSSDEVVAQLNGQFRGKPKPTNVLSFPAGAGAPPGFIGDVILAHETVVREAQEQDLQLREHVQHLVVHGILHLLGYDHETADMAEKMEALEISILSSLGIANPYTGALETGKSE from the coding sequence ATGCCTTCCGTTCAAGACACTAACGCTCAAGCGCTTGTCGTCGAAGTTCTCGATGATGACGGTGACTGGTCCGACTTGGCGAATGCCGAAGCACTGATCGCTCAGGCGGCGGAGGCCGTTGCCAAGGCGCCTATCGAAGGGGCGGTTGGGTCGGTGGCCGTGGCGCTTTCATCAGACGAGGTTGTGGCGCAGCTCAACGGGCAATTCCGCGGCAAGCCGAAACCGACCAATGTCCTCTCGTTTCCGGCCGGAGCTGGCGCGCCGCCGGGGTTCATCGGCGACGTCATTTTGGCGCACGAGACGGTCGTTCGCGAGGCTCAAGAGCAGGATTTGCAGTTAAGGGAGCATGTGCAACATCTCGTCGTGCATGGCATCTTGCATCTTTTAGGCTATGATCACGAAACCGCAGACATGGCTGAGAAAATGGAAGCTCTTGAAATTTCTATACTTTCCAGTCTTGGTATCGCGAATCCCTACACTGGCGCGCTGGAAACCGGTAAAAGCGAGTAG
- a CDS encoding hemolysin family protein, which yields MAMTDNSNDRPAGDSLSEEGRSFGSHGWLQVLRAKLGFTVPKSVRDALEGALKEDASTSFTDTERKMLERLLRFGTSRVASIMVPRPDITALDENEPISELLKTFDDAGVSRIPLFRETLDDPRGMIHVKDLFRWLMSEAVGKPIRPTNGNTEAAADMPSILELKNLDLSRPITTVKIRRQILYVPPSMPAVDLLIRMQSTRIHMALVVDEYGGTDGLVTIEDLVEQVVGNIEDEHDDDEEINIVVDPKLGLIAAGRTPIEELEARLGVTLVPEREENEVDTIGGLVFSMLGRVPARGELIHHPIGIEFEILDADPRRVKKLKIHPARTVPPTAKAAAEPLKA from the coding sequence ATGGCCATGACCGATAACTCAAACGACAGACCTGCAGGCGACTCCCTTTCCGAGGAGGGGCGATCGTTTGGCTCCCATGGCTGGCTGCAGGTCCTGCGCGCCAAGCTTGGCTTTACTGTTCCAAAGAGCGTGCGCGACGCGCTAGAGGGTGCGCTCAAAGAGGATGCCTCGACGAGCTTCACCGATACCGAGCGGAAAATGCTCGAGCGTTTGCTGCGCTTCGGCACAAGCCGCGTGGCCTCGATCATGGTGCCGCGTCCGGACATCACCGCGCTCGATGAAAATGAGCCGATTTCGGAACTGCTGAAGACATTCGACGATGCGGGCGTCTCGCGCATTCCGTTGTTTCGCGAAACGCTGGACGATCCGCGCGGCATGATCCACGTCAAGGATCTGTTCCGCTGGCTGATGTCGGAAGCGGTTGGCAAGCCGATCCGTCCAACGAACGGCAATACCGAGGCTGCCGCGGACATGCCAAGCATCCTCGAACTTAAGAATCTCGATCTCAGCCGCCCCATTACGACGGTGAAGATCCGGCGTCAGATTCTCTATGTGCCGCCGTCAATGCCAGCCGTCGATCTGTTGATCCGGATGCAATCGACGCGTATCCACATGGCGCTCGTTGTCGACGAATACGGCGGCACGGACGGCCTTGTGACGATCGAAGACCTTGTCGAGCAGGTCGTCGGCAACATCGAGGACGAGCACGACGACGACGAGGAAATCAACATCGTGGTCGATCCGAAGCTGGGGCTCATCGCGGCTGGGCGCACGCCGATCGAAGAATTGGAGGCCCGCCTCGGAGTGACGTTGGTTCCGGAGCGCGAGGAGAACGAGGTCGACACAATCGGCGGCTTGGTTTTCTCGATGCTGGGCCGCGTGCCCGCGCGCGGCGAACTCATTCACCATCCGATCGGAATCGAGTTCGAAATTCTCGATGCTGATCCGCGGCGCGTGAAGAAGCTCAAGATACATCCGGCGCGCACTGTTCCGCCGACCGCGAAGGCCGCCGCCGAACCGCTCAAGGCATAA
- the lnt gene encoding apolipoprotein N-acyltransferase, with amino-acid sequence MAALRAKVVSSIGWTRAFLAIAAGSLSALAFAPFFASPVLFFTLPVFIWLIDASSGWRQAATSGWLFGFGYFFFSLFWVGEAFLVEADKFAWLIPFAITLLPAGLALYWAAAAATAQRFWPRDQSSGDVARIFVFAISLAAFEWLRGHLFTGFPWNLPGYALTYPLPLMQSAAIFGSYALTAIALVVFAAPLVILGDSRERLSRQTVLRICAFSLLPIGLLFGYGSWRLAEPQAVVPGVKLRIVQPSVPQREKWMPQFQRRIFDDHIALSLQAPDGTKDALAGVTHLIWPEAAMPFFPLESREALDILASVVPSGTTLVTGALRHDPNLVPGQPVPTGTRALNSILAFDEHADVVAIYDKIKLVPFGEYLPIEPMLSAIGLQKLTYGRGSFSAGEVPRPLMSIPGLPPVLGLVCYEVLFPGTAVQGSERPGLIINVTNDGWFGNTIGPYQHFYQARVRAVEEGTPLVRAANNGVSAVIDPYGRVLHELLLNVRGSIDSALPASVSPPIYARAGDWMLVLVLVLFAGFAAGIRRSTR; translated from the coding sequence ATGGCCGCGTTGAGGGCCAAGGTGGTGAGCTCGATTGGGTGGACGCGCGCGTTTCTCGCCATTGCCGCAGGTAGCCTTTCGGCATTGGCATTCGCGCCGTTTTTCGCGTCTCCCGTGTTATTTTTCACGCTGCCGGTTTTCATCTGGCTGATCGATGCAAGTTCAGGATGGCGCCAGGCGGCAACGTCTGGATGGCTGTTCGGATTTGGCTACTTCTTTTTCAGCCTGTTCTGGGTTGGTGAAGCGTTTCTTGTCGAGGCGGACAAGTTCGCATGGCTCATTCCATTCGCTATTACGCTTCTTCCGGCAGGGCTTGCCTTGTATTGGGCTGCTGCTGCTGCGACGGCTCAGCGTTTCTGGCCACGCGATCAGAGTAGCGGCGATGTCGCGCGGATTTTTGTTTTCGCGATTTCGCTCGCCGCGTTCGAGTGGCTGCGAGGCCATCTCTTTACGGGCTTTCCCTGGAACCTGCCGGGCTACGCGCTGACGTATCCGCTGCCGCTCATGCAGAGCGCGGCGATATTTGGAAGCTACGCGTTGACTGCGATTGCGTTGGTCGTATTCGCTGCGCCTCTTGTCATTCTCGGTGACAGTCGGGAGCGTCTCAGTCGGCAAACTGTTTTGCGGATTTGTGCGTTTTCGCTGCTGCCGATTGGATTGCTTTTTGGATACGGAAGCTGGCGCCTCGCGGAGCCGCAGGCGGTCGTTCCTGGCGTCAAGTTGCGGATCGTGCAGCCGAGCGTTCCGCAGCGTGAAAAGTGGATGCCGCAGTTTCAGCGCCGCATTTTCGACGATCACATCGCTCTGTCGCTTCAGGCTCCGGATGGGACGAAGGATGCGCTTGCCGGCGTTACGCATCTCATCTGGCCGGAAGCGGCGATGCCGTTCTTTCCGCTCGAAAGCCGGGAAGCGCTAGATATTCTTGCGTCCGTAGTGCCGTCGGGGACGACGCTCGTCACTGGTGCGCTGCGCCACGATCCCAATCTTGTTCCGGGCCAGCCCGTGCCGACCGGCACGCGCGCGCTCAACAGCATTCTTGCGTTCGATGAGCACGCGGATGTTGTCGCGATCTACGACAAGATCAAGCTTGTGCCGTTCGGCGAATATCTACCGATCGAACCAATGCTTTCCGCGATTGGTCTCCAGAAACTCACGTATGGCCGTGGATCGTTTTCAGCGGGCGAAGTTCCCCGCCCTCTGATGTCCATCCCCGGATTGCCGCCGGTTCTCGGGCTTGTTTGTTACGAGGTGCTGTTTCCAGGAACTGCGGTGCAGGGCAGCGAGCGGCCAGGGCTCATCATCAATGTTACGAACGATGGCTGGTTCGGAAATACGATCGGTCCGTATCAGCATTTTTATCAAGCACGCGTGCGCGCCGTGGAAGAAGGCACACCTCTGGTGCGGGCAGCCAACAACGGCGTCTCGGCTGTCATCGATCCTTATGGACGCGTGCTGCACGAACTTTTGCTCAACGTGCGCGGTTCCATCGATAGCGCGCTGCCTGCGTCCGTTTCACCGCCGATTTATGCGCGCGCCGGAGATTGGATGTTGGTGTTGGTGCTCGTGTTGTTCGCGGGATTTGCAGCGGGAATACGTAGAAGTACCCGTTAA
- a CDS encoding helix-turn-helix domain-containing protein codes for MDVHVGSRVRLRRMLLGMSQEKLGEHLGLTFQQVQKYEKGVNRIGASRLFDLAKVLGVPVQFFYDEAPSGAQKTAGVPAAGFAEQPDESYVVDFLGTREGLELNKAFARIADPKVRRSIVELVRSLAGDEN; via the coding sequence ATGGATGTTCATGTCGGTTCACGCGTTCGTTTGCGCCGCATGCTGCTGGGAATGAGTCAGGAGAAGCTCGGTGAGCATTTGGGCCTGACGTTTCAGCAGGTTCAGAAATACGAGAAAGGCGTCAACCGTATCGGCGCCAGCCGACTGTTCGATCTCGCCAAGGTTTTGGGCGTTCCGGTGCAGTTCTTCTACGATGAAGCGCCGAGCGGCGCGCAGAAGACCGCGGGGGTGCCTGCTGCAGGTTTTGCTGAACAGCCGGACGAAAGCTACGTCGTAGACTTTCTCGGCACACGGGAAGGTTTGGAGCTGAACAAGGCGTTTGCCCGGATCGCGGACCCGAAGGTGCGCCGGTCCATCGTTGAGCTGGTGCGGTCGCTGGCGGGCGACGAGAACTAA